Proteins encoded within one genomic window of Nitrososphaerota archaeon:
- a CDS encoding nucleoside-diphosphate kinase — protein sequence MSEQTLFIVKPDAVARKLVGQIIARFETKGFKILKLKMFTFTKAQAQEFYSVHNTKPFFGELVDFITSGPVVVTVIEGNNAVATTRILVGATKSYEAAPGSIRGDFGLGISDNIIHASDSKENFEKEAKVVFE from the coding sequence TTGAGCGAACAAACATTATTTATAGTCAAACCAGACGCGGTAGCTAGAAAACTAGTAGGACAGATCATTGCAAGATTTGAGACCAAAGGATTCAAAATTCTAAAACTGAAAATGTTTACATTCACAAAAGCACAAGCTCAAGAGTTCTACTCGGTCCACAATACCAAGCCGTTCTTTGGCGAGCTAGTCGACTTTATCACGTCAGGTCCAGTAGTGGTTACAGTAATTGAGGGAAACAATGCAGTTGCAACGACTAGAATTCTAGTTGGTGCCACAAAATCATACGAGGCAGCCCCGGGCTCCATTCGCGGCGATTTTGGTCTTGGCATATCCGACAATATCATTCACGCATCTGACTCTAAGGAAAATTTTGAAAAAGAAGCAAAGGTAGTGTTCGAGTGA
- the infB gene encoding translation initiation factor IF-2 — protein sequence MRIRQPIVAVLGHVDSGKTSLLDKIRGTGVQGREAGGITQHIGASFLPSDTIKQMCGQLAEKLTKTEHDVPGLLVIDTPGHEVFTNLRTRGGSAADIAILVVDTNRGFQPQTNESLKILQARKVPFVVALNKVDQIPGWRPADTPYISLAIKKQDQFIQTTLDEQIYNVVGTLSILGFESEAFYRVKDFGKEVSIVPVSARTGVGIPELLTVLVGLTQQYMQKRLSQEEKQSRGIILEVNDEVGLGTTANMILIDGQIKKGDSVVVAKRDSVIVLKPKALLLPKPLDEMRDPRDKFKPVDEVIAAAGIKIASPDLEGVLPGSTLYVTNKESQIEEFKRIIESEMKSVFIDTQTNGVILKCDTIGSLEAITEMLRRQQIPVAKADIGHVNRRDVMEAKAIKENDRHLGVILAFNVKTLPDAQEEADNHHIKTFNDQVIYSLIDNYTLWVDDDKANEENAVFSEITPICKFTFLKGFIFRNSNPAVFGIRVDAGKVKQKIQIMKSDGKKVGRIHQLQDGKKSIDTAILGQEVACSIQDVTIGRQISEEDVFYSMPNSREAKLILEQFMHKLSPEQQAVFNEIVVLLRAKDASYGYI from the coding sequence TTGCGAATTCGACAGCCAATTGTGGCAGTTCTAGGCCACGTAGATTCTGGCAAGACATCGTTATTAGACAAAATTCGTGGAACCGGCGTCCAGGGAAGGGAAGCGGGCGGAATCACACAGCATATTGGAGCAAGCTTTCTACCATCTGATACCATAAAGCAAATGTGCGGTCAGCTCGCAGAAAAACTCACAAAAACGGAACACGACGTTCCAGGCCTTTTGGTAATTGATACACCAGGACACGAAGTCTTTACAAATCTTAGGACACGTGGTGGTTCTGCAGCAGATATTGCCATACTAGTAGTTGACACAAATCGAGGATTCCAACCACAAACAAATGAGTCACTAAAAATCCTCCAAGCAAGAAAGGTCCCGTTTGTTGTAGCACTAAACAAAGTAGACCAGATTCCAGGCTGGCGCCCAGCAGACACTCCGTACATTTCTTTGGCAATAAAAAAGCAGGACCAGTTTATCCAGACAACACTTGATGAGCAGATCTATAATGTCGTGGGAACACTTTCAATTCTTGGATTCGAGTCAGAAGCATTCTATAGAGTAAAAGACTTTGGAAAAGAAGTATCAATTGTACCAGTGAGTGCACGAACTGGCGTCGGTATTCCAGAATTACTCACTGTGCTGGTAGGCCTAACGCAACAATACATGCAAAAAAGACTATCCCAAGAAGAAAAGCAAAGCCGCGGAATTATTCTCGAAGTAAACGATGAGGTAGGCCTTGGGACCACGGCAAACATGATACTCATTGACGGTCAGATAAAAAAAGGAGACTCTGTAGTTGTGGCAAAGCGCGATTCCGTGATCGTATTAAAGCCAAAGGCACTATTGCTGCCAAAGCCGCTTGATGAAATGCGTGATCCTCGAGACAAATTCAAGCCCGTAGACGAAGTCATTGCAGCAGCTGGAATAAAGATTGCCTCGCCAGACCTAGAGGGAGTTCTACCTGGAAGCACTCTCTATGTCACTAACAAGGAATCCCAGATCGAAGAATTCAAAAGAATAATCGAGTCTGAAATGAAGTCAGTCTTTATCGATACTCAGACAAACGGAGTCATCCTCAAATGCGATACGATTGGCTCACTGGAGGCAATAACTGAGATGCTAAGGCGCCAGCAAATTCCGGTAGCAAAGGCCGACATTGGTCACGTAAACAGACGCGATGTAATGGAGGCAAAAGCAATCAAAGAAAACGACAGGCACCTAGGTGTGATATTGGCATTTAATGTGAAGACATTGCCTGACGCTCAAGAAGAAGCAGACAACCACCACATCAAAACTTTCAATGACCAGGTAATCTATAGCCTAATTGACAATTACACACTATGGGTTGATGACGACAAGGCAAACGAGGAAAACGCGGTCTTCTCAGAGATCACACCTATTTGCAAGTTCACGTTTCTCAAGGGCTTTATCTTTAGGAACAGCAACCCGGCAGTGTTTGGCATACGTGTGGATGCTGGAAAAGTAAAGCAAAAAATCCAAATCATGAAAAGTGACGGCAAAAAAGTTGGTAGAATACACCAGCTCCAGGACGGCAAAAAATCGATTGACACTGCAATACTAGGCCAAGAAGTGGCCTGCTCCATTCAGGATGTTACCATAGGGCGCCAAATATCAGAAGAAGACGTGTTCTATTCAATGCCGAATTCTCGCGAGGCCAAACTAATCTTGGAGCAATTCATGCACAAGCTTAGTCCAGAACAACAAGCTGTCTTCAACGAGATTGTAGTGTTATTGCGCGCAAAGGACGCCTCTTACGGCTATATCTGA